CGAGGTGTTGTTCCAAGTGGCGACCGTCCCCGCTAAAACCGGTGTCGGATCGTGGTGTGGCGGCGTCGCCGCCGAACTACAGTTCGCCCTGTTCTTTGAGGTCCTCGATGATGTCGTCGACGAACGACTCGGCGTCGTCGTACGGGAATTCACCGCCCGAGGTCTTCGTGTTCAGTTCCATCGCAGTCATCGAGAAATCTCCCGACTCGAATTTCGTCCCTGGGCCGTTCGGCAGGGCCGGGACGAGGTCCATTGGACTCGAGATTGGGTAATCAGCTTCTTCGAATGCATCGACCATTTGCTCGCGGATTTCGGATTCGTCTGCCATTGCGCATGGTAGTAGCTCCTGATAAATAATAAATTTGCAGGTAGTTCTTTCCAGCTCACCCGGTGTTGTATTACGGGTAACACATTCGGGAGCCAGAGATCGGAGTAGCGCTTCGAATTCGACGATCGTTACTGTTGAAGGTGGATCGTTACTGTTGGAGGGGGTAGAGTCACTGTCAGAGGGACAGAGCCGCTGTCAGAGGGGATAGAGCCACTGTTGGTGGGGTAGAGCGTGCTCGACCGCTCTTGGGTTACCGATCGAACGGTTCGCCGAGTGCCTCGAGGTCGATGTGTTCTTCCACGAGTGTCGCAGCCTGGCCGTAAGGTGTCGACCCGTTCGTGCCAGCCGAATCTCCACCGGATTCGTCGTCGGCAGCCATCCTCATCTGCCGGTCGATACCGGCGTCCTCGGCCACCGCCGAAAGGAATGCCGATCGAACCGACTCGTTGTCGAAGAGACCGTGGAGATACGTGCCGAGAACCGATCCCTGCGCGGCACTCGAGTCGCCGATCGGTTGGCCCACGGGTGCTGTTACGCGCGTCCGTCCGGCGTGGATCTCGTACCCCAATGCCGGCCCGTCGACGCCGTCGAGAAGCCTTGATCCGTCGCCGTCGACGGTGAGAGCCGTTTGCTCGAGGTGTTTTCCCGCCTCGAATTCAGTCTCGACTGGAAGTAGCCCGAACCCGTCGACGACGTCGGCCGTCCCGGTGCCCTCGAGCGATGCGTTCGTGATCCGTTCGCCGAGCATTTGGTAGCCCCCACAGAGACCGACGATCGGCCCGTCGAAACGCTCGAGTGCGACTCCGAATTCCACGTCGTGGAGTCTGTGAAGGTCGTCGACGGTATTTTTCGACCCTGGCAACACGACGGCGTCGGCGTCTGCGAGTTCGTCCTCGACTGCACGCTCCTCGAGCGGCACGAACGCGACGGAAACGCCCGGTTCGTCGGCCAGCGCCTCGAGGTCCGTCGCGTTGGAAATCCGGGGAAGGCGAGGGACAGCGACTCTGAGCCGTCGGTCCGCCGGAACGCCGTCGTCGTCGCCGAGCAAACCGCGTTCGTCCGTCGCTGGAAGCCCGACGCTGTCTTCTTCTGGCAGGCCCGGATCGTCGTAAGGAACGACGCCCAAAATTGGCACGCCGGTTTTCGCTTCGATTTCCTCGATTCCGGGCTCGAGCAGCGATGGATCGCCTCTGAATTTGGTGATGACCGCGCCGACGACCCGCTCGCGAAGCGAGTCGGGCAGGAGTTCGATGGTGCCATAGAGGCTGGCGAACGCCCCGCCGCGTTCGATGTCGACGAGCAGGAGAATATCGGCGTCGGCAAACTGCGCCGTCTCGACGTTCGCGAGGTCGCGATCGTGGAGATTGATCTCGCCGATGCTCCCAGCTCCTTCCGCGATCACGACCTCGTGTTCGCTCGCGAGGCGGCGATAGGAGCGTTCGGCCGCGGCGCGCGCGTCTTCCCAGTAGTCGTCGTAGTAGGTGCCGGCCGGGACGTGCTCGTGGGCCACCCCCTGTACGACGAGTTGACTTTCGCCGTCGCCGCGAGGTTTGAGCAACACCGGGTTGCAGTCCGTCGTGGGCGTCATCCGGGCCGCTCGAGCCTGAACGAATTGCGAAACGCCGATCTCTCCCCACTGGTCACGCTGAGCCTGCGTTCCACCCTGTCCCTGCTGGCCCTGCTGTTCCCGCTGTGGCTGCTGTCTCTGCTGTGGCTGCTGTTCTCGTTGTCCCTGCTGTGACTGCTGGCCCTGCTGTGTCTCGACGGGCCGACTAGCGGTCTCGTCCGACGCGCCTTCGGCTCGAACGACGACGCGGGCGTTGTTGCTCATGTTCTGTCCCTTGAAGGGGGCGACCGAGACGCCTCGATCGGCGAGCAATCGACAGAGACCGGCGGCGATTGTAGACTTGCCGACGTGGCTCGCCGTCCCGGCGACGAGAAGGGTTCGTGACATCCGCGTGGACGATACTCACCCGTGATGTGGTATCGTCCTATCGGTTCCGCTCGAGCGAGCCTCGTTTAGGACCTCGAAATGTCGTTTCGATCTCGACGTATCGTTGGGGCCTCGCCCCACCGATCACTCCTCGTTCTATTCGTCGTATTCGTCGTATTCGTCGTCAGCGTCGGGTTCCGGCGGCTGTCCGTCTTCGAACTCGAGTCGCTCGCCGTCGTGTGGTTCGATGTGGCTCAGAATGTCGTGTGGGACGTAGCCGATGTTGTACCCTTCTTCGTTGTGGAGGACGACGCCCTGTTCGTACTCTCGAAAGTCGAAGCAGTTGATCTCCTCGTAGGTGTTACCTGGTTTGTAGACAACCTTCATACGGAACAGATCATCAGTTTGGCTCGTTTCGATACGGCTTGCAGGTGAAGGCAGCTTTCGAACGCGAGCGACCGACGTCGGTCGATTCAACCCGTACGCGCGGCCTCACTCGCCGACTCGAGTCCGTTTCTCCCATCGCGGTCCGGCGCGACTCGAGAGCATGATACCGACTGCGCCGAACCCGACGCCCGCGACTCCCAACACGAGCGCGACGGATCCAGTCGGCGGAACGACGACGAACCCGGCGACGAGTGTCGGGACGAGCGCGATGCCGACGCCGAGGGTAAACAGCGAGAAGCGAACGGCGTCGAAGAGGAACTCGTTCGGATCGAAGCCGGCGATATAGACCGTCAGGCCGTAGTAGTACAGCGCGTAGCCTGCGAGCAAAATCGAACCGACGACGGCGTCGACGAGCGTCGCGTCGAACCAGAGTACGGCCGCGAGGTACGGCACGGCGACGGTCGGCGCGCCGACGACGACGAACGCGATTCGCTTCGCCCGGAACACGTCCGAGATCGAGACGGGGTAGGCGAGGTACGCCTCGAGCGAGTCGAACTGGGTTAGCCAGTTGTAGGTCGTAAAGGCCGTCAGTCCGAGCACGCCGCCGAAGAAGATACCGGGTGCGGGGGCGATGCCGGTGATCGAGTCGACGACGCCGACGAGCGCGGCGACGAGCGCGAGGAGGATGGTCGCCGAGACGAACGGCTTCGCGACGCCGCCGGACGACCGGGCCAGGTCGAGCAGCGTCTTCGAGACGAGCGCCCGCGTGTTGTCGGCGCGCAACGGCAACGCGTCGCTTAGGCGTGCGAACCGATCACCGGCGGTTCTCGAGGGCCGTCCGTAGGTCGGATCGTACAGCGCGAGCGAACCGACGCTGACGAGGACGACACCCGCGGCGAGACCGCCGGCACCGAGCAGCGTGCCCTCGAGTGGCACGAACACGTTCCAGACGGTACCACTGAGTCCACCGGCCCAGAGACCGACGACGCCGAGGATCCCAGCGCCGCCGATCGCCCACGTCGGCACGCCCTGCGTTCGAACGGCGATCATCGCGACGGTCAGGGCCATGCCGGCCGCAAACGTGAGCGTGAGCGAGAGCCACATCGCGGCCACGGCGAGGGGCGCTTCGCCGGGAGTACCGACCAGCACGGCGTTGCTGAGCGCCATCGGCAGCACGAACGCGACCGCGTAGAACAATCCGTCTTTGAGGAGGAAGATGCCGAGCAGTCGTCGCCGCGAAAGAGGAAGCGTCGTCGACGTCGATAACACGAGCGAGAGCCGTCCGAACACGTTCTCGAGCATGTCCGAACCGGCGAAGCCGGCGGTCCCGCTGTAGAGCCCGAAGCCGAGTGCGAGCACGTGGAGGCCGGTGACGACCGTCCCGGCTGCGGTGCCCGTCTCGAGTAGCGCGATCGTCGCACTGACGGCGAGAACGCCGATGACGGCCGGAAAGAGCGCGAAGCGCCAGCCGCCAAACAGCTGGGTGTGGAGTCGCCACTCCTCCCTGAGAAGCGTCGCGAACAGTCGCCACGCGGTCGTTCCGCGTCGGGAGGTCGCCTCGCGTCGGGCGATCTGCTGCTGTGGGGGTCCCGTCATCTTTTGGCGGGCGCTTCGAGTCCCTCGAGCGACGGTGCGTCGCGAACGTCCTCGCCCTCGACGCGCTCGAGGAAGACGTCCAGGAGCGAGTCGTCGCCGAGTGGCTCGCAGTCAACGCTGTCAGCGCTCGAATCGCCCTCGAGCGAGCGTTCGGTGACGATGCGGCCGTCGGTGACGATGCCGACGCGCGTGCAGATTTCTTCCGCGACGTCGATGTTGTGCGTCGAGACGAAGACGGCGTTGTCGCCGGCCGCGTAGGAGACGAGGAACCGTTTGACCTGTTCCTGGACGAGTGGATCGAGATTCGCGAGGGGTTCGTCGATGAAGACGACGTCGGGTTCGTGGAGGAACGCCTGCGAGATCATCACCTTCTGTTGTTGCCCCCGCGAGAGGTCCGTGTGGAGCGTGTCGAGTTTGCTCTCGAACCCGAGTCGCTCGGCCCAGCGAGCCGTTTGTTCGGCGACTCTGTCGGGCTCGAGTCCGCGCACGTCGCCGACGAACTCGAGGAACTCCCGTGGCGTCAGGAAACTCGGCGGGGAGCCCTGTTCGGGGAGGATGCCGACCCGGTGTCGGGTTTCGATCGGTTCTGCAGTGGGGTCGGTTCCGAGCACGCTGACCGTCCCCGAATCCGGCTGAATCTGGCCCGTGAGCACGCGAATTGTCGTCGTCTTTCCGGCCCCGTTTGGTCCGAGAAAGCCGTAGAGTTCGCCCCGCTCGACGGCGAACGCCATTTCGTCTACCGCATCGACAGTTCCGTAGGACTTCGCCAACCCGTCGACCTGTATCACACTCATCGATTTTCCGAACATTCGCCACGGCTGGTAATAATTGTGCTGGCATGGGATTCTCCGACGATCGATCCCTCGATATCCCCCGAAGCGTCGGCACGGGTCGTCTCTCGAGTCTGCACTCAGCCTGTAAGCAACATGACCGGGAGCATGATCACGACGCCGAGGACGACGCCGACCAGTAACTCTCGGCGACCGTTTCCGGGCAGATCCTCGCCGTAGGCGAGCCCCTCCGGGAAGATGTCGTGGAGCACGAGGTAGATCATCGCCCCCGCGGCGAATCCGAAGCCGAACGGCAAGAAATCCCGCGCGACGGTGACGAAGACGTACGCGATTCCCGCTGCGACGGGTTGGGGGAGACTCGAGAAGACGGCCCAGCCGAAGAGCTTCCAGTTGGGGAGACCGTAGCTGTGTAAGGGAATCGCGACGGCGAGGCCTTCGGGGATGTTCTGGATCGAAATCGCGACCGTGATAAAGACGGCGAGGCCCGGCACGGCGAGTCCGGCGAGGACGAGGTCGCCGTCGACCCCCAGATCGGCGAACGCGACACCGAGGGCGACGCCCTCCGGAAAGCTGTGAACTGTTAACACGCCGACGATGAGGACGAGCTTTTTGAAGTCGGCGTCAGGCATGTCTCGTGGTTCGAACTCGTGATTCGCGATAACTCGATCGGCGACGATGACGAGGCCGATGCCGACGGCGAGGCCAGCACCGACCTGCACGAGCGATCCCTCCTCGAGACCTTCGACGACGAAGCCGAACAGCGACGCGAACAGCATGATACCGCCCGCGAGTCCCCAGAGAACGACGGTCACCCTGTCGCTGATCTCGTCGACGACGAAAAACGGGAGCGTTCCGACTCCACAGACGACAGCCGTGAAGAGCCCTGCAACGATAACAAGTCCAATGCCTTCGACGGCCATGTAACAGTGTATCGGAGTAGCGTCGCTTCAGTCGCGGGATAATCTCTCCATTCCCCCTCACACGTGGGGACTTCCTCTCATACGTAGGGAAGGCCGTGCGTGTGAGGTGTCGACCGGCCTGTCTATCTGACGACCGTCACCGGTACCGGCGAGCGACGAACGACTTGCTCGGCGACGCTCCCCAGGAGAACGCGAGAGACGCCGGAACGGCCGTGGCTACCGATCACAATCTGGTCGACAGCCTCCTCCTCGGCGAACTCGACGATACGTCTCGCCGGAGTGCCCCGGACGGTTTCGGTCGAAATCGTCGCGTCGCGCTCCTCGGCGACCGACCGAGCGCTTTCGAGGAGGTTCTCGGCGTTTTCCTCTTCTAACTCGAGCACTCGTTCGATGTTGTACGCTGCGTCGCCGCCGTACATCGACGCCGAGGGGTTGACGACGTTCAGCGCGGTGATTTCAGCGTCCGGAAACATCGTTACGGCGTGCTCGAGCGCGTCCTGTGCCGGTTCGGAGTCGTCCATCGGAACCAAGAGGTGCATGGACGAACATTCGGTCAGCAACCGTATATATGGTGGGTGAAGTTCCCACTCCGGTAGAGGGAGATGCGGGATAGCAGAGGGGGAGATGCGGAGTACTCGAGCGCCATACCCGGACACTGAGCCACCGACTGGGCACCGCGAATTGAAAGGAGTGCCTAAAACTCGGTCCCCTGTCGTGCACGCTGGCCGTCGTCGATCGGGTGTTTCACCTTTCTGACGTTGGTGACCAGATCGGCGCGCTCCGTCAGGTAGGTTGGTTCGCTGTGGCTTCCGGAGAGGACGAGCTCGAGGCCGTCCGGCTTCGCGTCGAGCAGGTCGTGGACGTCCGCCTCGCTGAGCAGGTCACGGTCGACGGCGTAGAGAATTTCGTCTAAAATCAGCATGTGAGCACCCGTTTCGGGTGGTGCGTCGAGGTCGAGTGGTTCGGAGAGATCCGCTTCGGTCGCCCCCTCGAGCAACTCGAGGGCACGCTCGAAGCCGGCTCGAGCCTCTCGTTCGTGGTCTGCTTCATCGCTGCCGTCGGCCATTCCGTGCCAGCCGTAGTGACCGAGGTTCTCGTAGCTGATGCCGGGCAGGGCCTCGATGGCGTTATACTCGCCGCGGACGGCCTCGACGCTCGAGGCGCCGCCTTTCATGAACTGAAGGACGTGAACTCGATAACCGTGTCCGGCGGCGCGGACACCCATACCGAGTGTGGCCGTCGTCTTTCCTTTGCCGTCGCCCCACCAGACTTGCACGAGGCCGAACTCGTCGGGTGCGTCGGGTTCGATCGATTCAGCTTCGGGTGTTCGCCCCTGGCCCGGCGTCTGGTCGATCACCGAATCAGCAGACTGTTCGTCGCTCATAGTCGGACAGTTGCGTCCAGTGTATTTGTAGGTGGCCACATCGTCATACTGGCAAACACGTTGACAATTCGAACACGCCTGCTGGCGCTACCGACCAAACGAATCTTAGGGCTTCGATCCTAACGTGCTCGCAGTAAATGTCACTCGAGTACTCCGCGTCCGGCGAGACACCCGACACCGAGCGGGTTATCGGCGTCCTCGACGACGCCGACTGCCGGGCGATCATCGCGATACTCGAGGAGCCAAAGACAGCCTCCGAGATTGCAGACGAAGCCGAGTTGCCGCTCTCGACGGCGTATCGAAAATTGGATCGGTTGACAGATGCCGAGTTGGTGAGCGAAACGGCTGGCGTGCGACGTGGTCGCCACCAGACGGCGCGGTACGTGGCGACGTTCGACCGAATCGCGATCACGCTCGACGACGATCGGGAGTTCCGCGTCGACGTCGAACACTCGAGGGCCCACTCGCTCGGTCTCTGGTCGACGCTCACGCAGGTGTTCTGAGGAATTTGGGTTCCAGGAGATACCGTTCTCTCGCTTACCGATTCGACGCCTGGTCGTCGGCCTCCTCGACGTCGGGTTCGGGTTCGATCTCCGTCGCCGATGCCGCTGGCTCTGCGTCGCCCATATCTTCGCCTTCTTTGATCGCCTGTGCTTCCTCTTCCATCGCCTCGACGTCGATTTCGGTCTCTTCGATCTCGCCGACGATTTCGGCGATGTCGTTGAGCCCGATCAGTTCGCGCGTCTCCTCGTCGAACTCGAGACTCTCGAGTTCTGTGCCGGCCTCCTGGACGTCGCTGCCCGCGAGGTGCTTGCCGTAGCGCCCGAGCATCGACGACAGCTCCTGTGGCAAGACGAACGTCGTGGACTCGCTGGCTCCGATCTCTTCGAGGGTCTGCATACCCTGGTCGATGATCGCGCGTTCGCCCATCGATTCGGCGGACCGTGCGCGAAGCACGGTCGAGATCGAGTCACCCTGGGCTTCGAGGATCTGGCTCTGTTTTTCACCCTGTGCGCGGATGATCTCACTCTGTTTGTCACCTTCCGCCTTTTCGACGGCGCTGCGGCGTTCACCCTGTGCCTCGAGGATCATCGCCCGTCGGCGTCGCTCGGCGGAGGTCTGTTCTTCCATCGCGCCTTTGACGCCCTGGGACGGCGTCACTTCGCGGACCTCGACGCTCTCGACGCGGATCCCCCACTCGTCGGTGGGTTCGTCGA
The Natronorubrum sediminis genome window above contains:
- a CDS encoding universal stress protein yields the protein MHLLVPMDDSEPAQDALEHAVTMFPDAEITALNVVNPSASMYGGDAAYNIERVLELEEENAENLLESARSVAEERDATISTETVRGTPARRIVEFAEEEAVDQIVIGSHGRSGVSRVLLGSVAEQVVRRSPVPVTVVR
- a CDS encoding SPFH domain-containing protein, producing the protein MNVLALTPLQLEDPLFVGGSLVLALVVITIWQMVEIVDAYNRGALTVFGEYRKLLEPGLNIVPPFVSRVHTFDMRTQTIDVPSQEAITRDNSPVTADAVVYIRVMDAKRAFLEVDDYKRAVSNLSQTTLRAVIGDMELDDTLSRRERINERIRQELDEPTDEWGIRVESVEVREVTPSQGVKGAMEEQTSAERRRRAMILEAQGERRSAVEKAEGDKQSEIIRAQGEKQSQILEAQGDSISTVLRARSAESMGERAIIDQGMQTLEEIGASESTTFVLPQELSSMLGRYGKHLAGSDVQEAGTELESLEFDEETRELIGLNDIAEIVGEIEETEIDVEAMEEEAQAIKEGEDMGDAEPAASATEIEPEPDVEEADDQASNR
- a CDS encoding winged helix-turn-helix domain-containing protein codes for the protein MSLEYSASGETPDTERVIGVLDDADCRAIIAILEEPKTASEIADEAELPLSTAYRKLDRLTDAELVSETAGVRRGRHQTARYVATFDRIAITLDDDREFRVDVEHSRAHSLGLWSTLTQVF
- a CDS encoding cobyric acid synthase; amino-acid sequence: MSRTLLVAGTASHVGKSTIAAGLCRLLADRGVSVAPFKGQNMSNNARVVVRAEGASDETASRPVETQQGQQSQQGQREQQPQQRQQPQREQQGQQGQGGTQAQRDQWGEIGVSQFVQARAARMTPTTDCNPVLLKPRGDGESQLVVQGVAHEHVPAGTYYDDYWEDARAAAERSYRRLASEHEVVIAEGAGSIGEINLHDRDLANVETAQFADADILLLVDIERGGAFASLYGTIELLPDSLRERVVGAVITKFRGDPSLLEPGIEEIEAKTGVPILGVVPYDDPGLPEEDSVGLPATDERGLLGDDDGVPADRRLRVAVPRLPRISNATDLEALADEPGVSVAFVPLEERAVEDELADADAVVLPGSKNTVDDLHRLHDVEFGVALERFDGPIVGLCGGYQMLGERITNASLEGTGTADVVDGFGLLPVETEFEAGKHLEQTALTVDGDGSRLLDGVDGPALGYEIHAGRTRVTAPVGQPIGDSSAAQGSVLGTYLHGLFDNESVRSAFLSAVAEDAGIDRQMRMAADDESGGDSAGTNGSTPYGQAATLVEEHIDLEALGEPFDR
- a CDS encoding MTH865 family protein is translated as MADESEIREQMVDAFEEADYPISSPMDLVPALPNGPGTKFESGDFSMTAMELNTKTSGGEFPYDDAESFVDDIIEDLKEQGEL
- a CDS encoding ABC transporter ATP-binding protein codes for the protein MSVIQVDGLAKSYGTVDAVDEMAFAVERGELYGFLGPNGAGKTTTIRVLTGQIQPDSGTVSVLGTDPTAEPIETRHRVGILPEQGSPPSFLTPREFLEFVGDVRGLEPDRVAEQTARWAERLGFESKLDTLHTDLSRGQQQKVMISQAFLHEPDVVFIDEPLANLDPLVQEQVKRFLVSYAAGDNAVFVSTHNIDVAEEICTRVGIVTDGRIVTERSLEGDSSADSVDCEPLGDDSLLDVFLERVEGEDVRDAPSLEGLEAPAKR
- a CDS encoding ZIP family metal transporter gives rise to the protein MAVEGIGLVIVAGLFTAVVCGVGTLPFFVVDEISDRVTVVLWGLAGGIMLFASLFGFVVEGLEEGSLVQVGAGLAVGIGLVIVADRVIANHEFEPRDMPDADFKKLVLIVGVLTVHSFPEGVALGVAFADLGVDGDLVLAGLAVPGLAVFITVAISIQNIPEGLAVAIPLHSYGLPNWKLFGWAVFSSLPQPVAAGIAYVFVTVARDFLPFGFGFAAGAMIYLVLHDIFPEGLAYGEDLPGNGRRELLVGVVLGVVIMLPVMLLTG
- a CDS encoding cob(I)yrinic acid a,c-diamide adenosyltransferase, producing the protein MSDEQSADSVIDQTPGQGRTPEAESIEPDAPDEFGLVQVWWGDGKGKTTATLGMGVRAAGHGYRVHVLQFMKGGASSVEAVRGEYNAIEALPGISYENLGHYGWHGMADGSDEADHEREARAGFERALELLEGATEADLSEPLDLDAPPETGAHMLILDEILYAVDRDLLSEADVHDLLDAKPDGLELVLSGSHSEPTYLTERADLVTNVRKVKHPIDDGQRARQGTEF